A window from Populus trichocarpa isolate Nisqually-1 chromosome 3, P.trichocarpa_v4.1, whole genome shotgun sequence encodes these proteins:
- the LOC7475672 gene encoding PTI1-like tyrosine-protein kinase At3g15890, with product MAFASMFCCVKNSDRKERGKKQPTWRIFSLKELHSATNNFNYDNKLGEGGFGSVYWGQLWDGSQIAVKRLKVWSDKADMEFAVEVEILARVRHKNLLSLRGYCAEGQERLIVYDYMPNLSLLSHLHGQHSSECLLDWKRRMNIAIGSAEGIAYLHHHATPHIIHRDVKASNVLLDSDFQAQVADFGFAKLIPDGATHVTTRVKGTLGYLAPEYAMLGKASESCDVYSFGILLLELATGKKPLEKLSATVKRIITEWAQPLACERKFSELADPKLNGKYDEEELKRVVLVSLVCTQNQPERRPTMLDVVELLKGESKERLSELENDELFKPPQAVDYNDGISVAEDSSDFISEEKDANREVKEIVQENTHDS from the exons ATGGCCTTTGCTTCTATGTTTTGTTGTGTAAAGAATTCCGATCG GAAAGAGCGAGGAAAGAAGCAACCAACATGGCGGATTTTCTCCTTGAAGGAATTACACTCAGCAACTAACAACTTCAATTATGATAACAAGCTGGGAGAAGGGGGATTTGGCAGTGTTTATTGGGGTCAGCTTTGGGATGGATCACAG ATTGCAGTTAAAAGGTTAAAGGTCTGGAGCGACAAGGCAGATATGGAATTTGCTGTTGAGGTGGAGATATTAGCACGTGTTAGGCACAAGAATCTGCTGAGTTTACGTGGATATTGCGCTGAAGGGCAAGAGCGTCTGATTGTATATGACTACATGCCAAATTTGAGCCTGCTCTCTCACCTTCATGGGCAGCACTCTTCAGAATGTCTTCTCGACTGGAAGAGGCGGATGAATATTGCGATAGGTTCTGCTGAGGGAATTGC TTATCTTCACCACCATGCGACCCCTCATATCATCCACAGAGACGTCAAAGCTAGCAATGTGTTACTAGATTCAGATTTCCAGGCTCAGGTTGCTGATTTTGGATTTGCAAAGTTAATCCCTGATGGTGCAACACATGTAACCACTAGAGTTAAAGGTACCCTTGGCTACCTTGCCCCCGAATATGCTATGCTTGGGAAAGCATCAGAGAGCTGTGATGTGTACAGCTTTGGCATTCTTTTGCTAGAGCTTGCAACTGGCAAGAAACCACTTGAGAAGCTGAGTGCCAcagttaaaagaataattacagAGTGGGCTCAGCCGTTGGCTTGTGAGAGGAAATTCAGTGAACTGGCAGATCCCAAGCTGAATGGGAAGTACGACGAGGAAGAGCTGAAAAGGGTTGTCCTTGTCTCTCTCGTATGTACTCAGAATCAACCAGAGAGAAGACCCACAATGCTTGATGTGGTAGAGCTACTGAAGGGAGAGTCAAAGGAGAGATTATCTGAACTGGAAAATGATGAATTGTTCAAGCCCCCCCAGGCAGTTGATTATAATGATGGAATATCAGTTGCCGAGGACAGCTCGGACTTCATCTCGGAGGAGAAGGATGCGAACCGGGAAGTGAAAGAGATTGTACAAGAAAATACTCACGATAGCTGA